One Podarcis muralis chromosome 1, rPodMur119.hap1.1, whole genome shotgun sequence genomic window carries:
- the LOC114600488 gene encoding inner centromere protein B-like isoform X1: MIAMAEAGGPTHLLDVCSRKFTEFLFNAEHKCLVWLREIEDEALKMFDSNFSAEPELMPRTPSQKKYRKKKRSSTFKDEYKELTRKRLSRRRSSVKIVPSQCLSPCEEKLKKIDVGMARSMSGFAACSVAKPTSEVQCDKLTMYPAGGGALGTDCSQNSELSGKLNEEMNGDPEIITVGSSGCSVARPGATEAAGVANSSALVLTDTTDPGNAEKDAVGSMRTSTPNTSLNEKAMCESEDFPAQELVTNMVPEGEFSRGLKNNTGTSADSQSGHLPPNRPRKSRRVSLAEKYSLANKRKSMIRKSIHKSVAQKKAVWDSSSTSSQVSCHNSIDIFMDDETSKPRPFLAQNAETSEVLNTLQNMTCALGAPSLNICCTLQSPVPLEVQQGESCNKETAETKITETQVCGADYSAQNCPREQLQNIRSQSYKQAMDELPAAQHTQDEGTSLPSHKPTSPANKPLSGPGKIARPFKNFFQTIQKSQLLKSPGSAGHNSVMKNLIKRGTPSKPTSKGEFVEKERQRLESLRKKQEAEQQRKQKVEEEKKRRLEEIRLKREERLRKTLQARERVEQMGEEKRRRMEQKLSQHEERSEKVREEKVAEEKTKKRISTKKMGEAEARKQKVLQMEEGHKNREWKTVGEIKKMLEHNCTKQGKGHHGQHDKEKLVRPQELAVVTEEEENLKDEQNSTRLDELQQEKKAVQVDTVPAANKWLNITAQVSSLLQKSAARSSQMSPQGLKGTKSLKVNHNDYGMDLNSDDSTDDESEPRKPIPAWATGLQLNEAVTYQYYNPPDINKFFGVILSPKLEAIFYKSKPRYFKRTSSAVWQSPPLPGTKAALRASNSMKKH; the protein is encoded by the exons ATGAT TGCCATGGCAGAGGCAGGAGGCCCCACTCATCTTCTAGATGTTTGTAGTCGGAAGTTCACAGAATTCTTGTTCAATGCTGAACATAAATGCTTGGTGTGGTTGCGGGAAATCGAGGACGAAGCCCTGAAGATGTTTGATAG CAACTTCAGTGCTGAGCCTGAGCTGATGCCCAGAACGCCTTCTCAAAAGAAGTATCGGAAGAAGAAACGATCTTCAACTTTTAAGGATGAATATAAGGAACTAACTAGAAAAAG ACTGTCTAGAAGACGAAGCAGTGTAAAGATAGTACCTTCTCAGTGTCTGTCCCCATGTGAAGAGAAACTGAAAAAAATTGATGTGGGGATGGCAAGATCCATGTCTGGTTTTGCAGCCTGCTCTGTTGCTAAACCAACTTCAGAAGTACAGTGTGACAAGTTGACTATGTATCCAGCAGGCGGTGGAGCACTTGGTACTGACTGTAGCCAAAATAGTGAATTATCAGGAAAACTGAATGAGGAGATGAATGGAGACCCTGAAATCATCACTGTGGGTTCTAGTGGCTGTTCAGTTGCTAGGCCTGGGGCTACAGAGGCTGCAGGTGTAGCAAATAGCTCTGCGCTGGTGCTGACAGACACAACTGATCCGGGAAACGCAGAAAAAGATGCAGTCGGATCAATGCGTACATCCACTCCAAACACATCTTTGAATGAAAAAGCAATGTGTGAAAGTGAAGACTTTCCTGCCCAAGAACTAGTTACTAATATGGTGCCCGAGGGAGAGTTTTCCCGAGGGTTAAAGAACAACACTGGAACTTCTGCAGACTCTCAGTCAGGCCACCTCCCTCCAAATAGACCTCGCAAGAGCAGGCGGGTGTCACTCGCGGAGAAATACTCACTAGCCAACAAAAGGAAAAGCATGATTCGGAAATCCATCCACAAGAGCGTTGCTCAGAAGAAAGCAGTTTGGGACTCCTCATCTACCTCTAGCCAAGTAAGCT GCCACAATTCCATTGATATATTCATGGATGATGAAACCAGCAAACCTAG GCCTTTTTTGGCACAGAATGCTGAAACCAGTGAG GTTTTGAACACACTACAAAATATGACTTGTGCTCTGGGTGCACCTAGTCTGAATATTTGTTGCACTCTGCAAAGTCCAGTTCCGCTTGAGGTGCAGCAAGGGGAATCATGCAATAAAG AAACAGCTGAAACTAAAATTACTGAAACCCAGGTTTGTGGAGCTGACTATTCAGCCCAGAACTGTCCCCGTGAGCAATTGCAGAATATACG GAGCCAGAGTTATAAACAAGCAATGGATGAACTGCCTGCTGCCCAGCACACACAGGATGAAGGCACTTCTCTTCCTAGTCACAAACCCACATCTCCTGCAAACAAGCCCTtatctggcccaggcaag ATCGCACGGCCTTTCAAAAACTTCTTCCAGACAATACAGAAGAGCCAGCTACTCAAATCCCCAGGGTCTGCAGGCCACAATAGTGTCATGAAAAATCTCATCAAACGTGGCACCCCCAGTAAGCCTACCTCCAAG GGAGAGTTTGTT GAAAAGGAGCGACAGCGTCTTGAGAGTTTGCGGAAAAAGCAAGAAGCTGAGCAGCAGAGGAAGCAGAAAGTTGAGGAAGAAAAAAAGCGGCGACTAGAAGAGATCAGGCT AAAGCGGGAAGAACGGCTAAGAAAGACCCTGCAAGCTCGAGAACGGGTGGAGCAGatgggggaagaaaagagaagaagaatggAGCAGAAGTTATCTCAACATGAAGAAAGGAGCGAGAAG GTGCGGGAAGAGAAAGTAGCAGAGGAAAAGACCAAGAAAAGAATATCTactaagaaaatgggggaagcagAAGCGCGAAAACAGAAGGTGCTTCAGATG GAAGAAGGGCACAAAAATCGAGAGTGGAAGACCGTTGGAGAAATTAAGAAAATGCTGGAGCACAATTGCACAAAACAGGGGAAAGG ACACCATGGACAGCATGATAAAGAGAAATTGGTGAGACCCCAGGAGCTAGCAGTAGttacagaagaggaagaaaatctgAAG GATGAACAGAATTCTACCCGCCTAGACGAGCTGCAGCAAGAAAAGAAAGCTGTGCAGGTGGACACAGTTCCTGCTGCTAATAAATGGTTGAATATAACTGCCCAG GTCTCGTCTTTATTACAGAAATCTGCTGCCCGCTCTAGTCAAATGAGCCCCCAAGGTCTGAAAGGTACCAAGTCCCTCAAAGTCAACCACAATGACTATGGAATGGACTTGAATAGCGATGACTCCACGGATGACGAAAGCGAGCCCAGGAAACCCATCCCTGCGTGGGCCACTG GTCTTCAGCTTAATGAAGCTGTTACATACCAATACTACAACCCTCCAGACATCAACAAGTTCTTTGGAGTAATCTTAAGTCCTAAACTAGAAGCTATCTTCTACAAAAGTAAGCCAAGGTATTTCAAGCGCACAAGTTCAGCTGTTTGGCAGTCTCCACCTCTTCCAGGTACCAAAGCAGCATTGCGTGCCTCTAACAGTATGAAGAAGCACTGA
- the LOC114600488 gene encoding inner centromere protein B-like isoform X2 has translation MAEAGGPTHLLDVCSRKFTEFLFNAEHKCLVWLREIEDEALKMFDSNFSAEPELMPRTPSQKKYRKKKRSSTFKDEYKELTRKRLSRRRSSVKIVPSQCLSPCEEKLKKIDVGMARSMSGFAACSVAKPTSEVQCDKLTMYPAGGGALGTDCSQNSELSGKLNEEMNGDPEIITVGSSGCSVARPGATEAAGVANSSALVLTDTTDPGNAEKDAVGSMRTSTPNTSLNEKAMCESEDFPAQELVTNMVPEGEFSRGLKNNTGTSADSQSGHLPPNRPRKSRRVSLAEKYSLANKRKSMIRKSIHKSVAQKKAVWDSSSTSSQVSCHNSIDIFMDDETSKPRPFLAQNAETSEVLNTLQNMTCALGAPSLNICCTLQSPVPLEVQQGESCNKETAETKITETQVCGADYSAQNCPREQLQNIRSQSYKQAMDELPAAQHTQDEGTSLPSHKPTSPANKPLSGPGKIARPFKNFFQTIQKSQLLKSPGSAGHNSVMKNLIKRGTPSKPTSKGEFVEKERQRLESLRKKQEAEQQRKQKVEEEKKRRLEEIRLKREERLRKTLQARERVEQMGEEKRRRMEQKLSQHEERSEKVREEKVAEEKTKKRISTKKMGEAEARKQKVLQMEEGHKNREWKTVGEIKKMLEHNCTKQGKGHHGQHDKEKLVRPQELAVVTEEEENLKDEQNSTRLDELQQEKKAVQVDTVPAANKWLNITAQVSSLLQKSAARSSQMSPQGLKGTKSLKVNHNDYGMDLNSDDSTDDESEPRKPIPAWATGLQLNEAVTYQYYNPPDINKFFGVILSPKLEAIFYKSKPRYFKRTSSAVWQSPPLPGTKAALRASNSMKKH, from the exons ATGGCAGAGGCAGGAGGCCCCACTCATCTTCTAGATGTTTGTAGTCGGAAGTTCACAGAATTCTTGTTCAATGCTGAACATAAATGCTTGGTGTGGTTGCGGGAAATCGAGGACGAAGCCCTGAAGATGTTTGATAG CAACTTCAGTGCTGAGCCTGAGCTGATGCCCAGAACGCCTTCTCAAAAGAAGTATCGGAAGAAGAAACGATCTTCAACTTTTAAGGATGAATATAAGGAACTAACTAGAAAAAG ACTGTCTAGAAGACGAAGCAGTGTAAAGATAGTACCTTCTCAGTGTCTGTCCCCATGTGAAGAGAAACTGAAAAAAATTGATGTGGGGATGGCAAGATCCATGTCTGGTTTTGCAGCCTGCTCTGTTGCTAAACCAACTTCAGAAGTACAGTGTGACAAGTTGACTATGTATCCAGCAGGCGGTGGAGCACTTGGTACTGACTGTAGCCAAAATAGTGAATTATCAGGAAAACTGAATGAGGAGATGAATGGAGACCCTGAAATCATCACTGTGGGTTCTAGTGGCTGTTCAGTTGCTAGGCCTGGGGCTACAGAGGCTGCAGGTGTAGCAAATAGCTCTGCGCTGGTGCTGACAGACACAACTGATCCGGGAAACGCAGAAAAAGATGCAGTCGGATCAATGCGTACATCCACTCCAAACACATCTTTGAATGAAAAAGCAATGTGTGAAAGTGAAGACTTTCCTGCCCAAGAACTAGTTACTAATATGGTGCCCGAGGGAGAGTTTTCCCGAGGGTTAAAGAACAACACTGGAACTTCTGCAGACTCTCAGTCAGGCCACCTCCCTCCAAATAGACCTCGCAAGAGCAGGCGGGTGTCACTCGCGGAGAAATACTCACTAGCCAACAAAAGGAAAAGCATGATTCGGAAATCCATCCACAAGAGCGTTGCTCAGAAGAAAGCAGTTTGGGACTCCTCATCTACCTCTAGCCAAGTAAGCT GCCACAATTCCATTGATATATTCATGGATGATGAAACCAGCAAACCTAG GCCTTTTTTGGCACAGAATGCTGAAACCAGTGAG GTTTTGAACACACTACAAAATATGACTTGTGCTCTGGGTGCACCTAGTCTGAATATTTGTTGCACTCTGCAAAGTCCAGTTCCGCTTGAGGTGCAGCAAGGGGAATCATGCAATAAAG AAACAGCTGAAACTAAAATTACTGAAACCCAGGTTTGTGGAGCTGACTATTCAGCCCAGAACTGTCCCCGTGAGCAATTGCAGAATATACG GAGCCAGAGTTATAAACAAGCAATGGATGAACTGCCTGCTGCCCAGCACACACAGGATGAAGGCACTTCTCTTCCTAGTCACAAACCCACATCTCCTGCAAACAAGCCCTtatctggcccaggcaag ATCGCACGGCCTTTCAAAAACTTCTTCCAGACAATACAGAAGAGCCAGCTACTCAAATCCCCAGGGTCTGCAGGCCACAATAGTGTCATGAAAAATCTCATCAAACGTGGCACCCCCAGTAAGCCTACCTCCAAG GGAGAGTTTGTT GAAAAGGAGCGACAGCGTCTTGAGAGTTTGCGGAAAAAGCAAGAAGCTGAGCAGCAGAGGAAGCAGAAAGTTGAGGAAGAAAAAAAGCGGCGACTAGAAGAGATCAGGCT AAAGCGGGAAGAACGGCTAAGAAAGACCCTGCAAGCTCGAGAACGGGTGGAGCAGatgggggaagaaaagagaagaagaatggAGCAGAAGTTATCTCAACATGAAGAAAGGAGCGAGAAG GTGCGGGAAGAGAAAGTAGCAGAGGAAAAGACCAAGAAAAGAATATCTactaagaaaatgggggaagcagAAGCGCGAAAACAGAAGGTGCTTCAGATG GAAGAAGGGCACAAAAATCGAGAGTGGAAGACCGTTGGAGAAATTAAGAAAATGCTGGAGCACAATTGCACAAAACAGGGGAAAGG ACACCATGGACAGCATGATAAAGAGAAATTGGTGAGACCCCAGGAGCTAGCAGTAGttacagaagaggaagaaaatctgAAG GATGAACAGAATTCTACCCGCCTAGACGAGCTGCAGCAAGAAAAGAAAGCTGTGCAGGTGGACACAGTTCCTGCTGCTAATAAATGGTTGAATATAACTGCCCAG GTCTCGTCTTTATTACAGAAATCTGCTGCCCGCTCTAGTCAAATGAGCCCCCAAGGTCTGAAAGGTACCAAGTCCCTCAAAGTCAACCACAATGACTATGGAATGGACTTGAATAGCGATGACTCCACGGATGACGAAAGCGAGCCCAGGAAACCCATCCCTGCGTGGGCCACTG GTCTTCAGCTTAATGAAGCTGTTACATACCAATACTACAACCCTCCAGACATCAACAAGTTCTTTGGAGTAATCTTAAGTCCTAAACTAGAAGCTATCTTCTACAAAAGTAAGCCAAGGTATTTCAAGCGCACAAGTTCAGCTGTTTGGCAGTCTCCACCTCTTCCAGGTACCAAAGCAGCATTGCGTGCCTCTAACAGTATGAAGAAGCACTGA